The genomic segment GCTCTCGGAGGTCGTTCACCGCCGCGTAGACGCCCGACTCGCTGGCGTCGAGGGCGGAACAGAGCGCCCGGGTCGTCGCAGACTCTGCGGCGAGCGTCGTCACGACGGACTCGCGAGTGGTGGAACTCGTGACGTACTCGACGACCGGCGGTGCCCCGTCTTCGTTCACTCCTTCGAGTCGACGTGGTGCGAACCTAAACCCAACGGTGCGGCCTCGGTGACCGCAGGGGCCGAAGAGTTGCGGGGAAAAGGTGGGCGGCAGATGAGGTGCGCGTCGTCGACTGGCGGGGTCGACTTCGAGGGGTCTCACGTCCCACGGACGGACCTGCACGGGCACACGTCCGCTGGGACGTATCGTTCTGAGTGCGCATCCCACTTCAAAGTTTATCAATTCTGATAATAATTCTCCGGGAGAATTTCAAAGTTCCAGTCCAGCTTGAATCTCTCGCCCCGGCTGGAAGCAGGGGGTCGGGGCCGCGGGTTTCTGTCAGCACGACACGACAACCTCGAAACGCATTTACTGTGTGTCCCGGTATGTCGTGGCGTGGATAGAGACGCCGCCCGGACGCTCGCTCTCGCCCTCCTCGCCGTCCTCGCCCTCGGTGTCGCCGCGGCCACCATCGACACGGCCGTCACCGGCGGGTCCGGCGGCGTCGGAGGCGGGGTGGGTCCCGCGACTGGAATCGGACCGTCGGACGAGAGCGGTGTCGGCGTGGACGACACGGAAGGCGGCACGGGCACGTTCGGTTCGCTCTGCCTGCCCGCCCTGACGGAACCGGCGGCCATCGCGGCCATCCTCGCCGTCTTCGTCGGGCTCTTGGCCCTCGTCTACTACGACACCCGGTCGCTGTTCCCCGTCGCCGTCTTCGGCATCACGTTCGGTATCCCCGGCTACGTCTTCTGGGCGCTTCTCACCTCCTGCCGAGGGGTCGAGTTCTCCGGCACCGGTCTCGGCGCGAGCAACGGGACGTTCTCGTTGCCGCAGGGTGGCGGCGGCCTCCCGGGGGCCGGCGAGGGTCCGGTCTCCCCGCCGACGGCGATATTCGGCTTCATCCTCCTGCTGGCACTCCTCGGCGCCGTCGCCCTTCTGTTCGTCTCGACGGGCGACGACGAGGTGGCCGAACGCGAGACGGTCGACGACGACGACCCGGTGGACGTGCGCGAAATCGGCCGGGCCGCCGGCGCCGCCGCGGACCGCATCGAGGCCGACGCCGACGTGGAGAACGAGGTGTACCGCGCGTGGGCGGAGATGACCGCCCTCCTCGACATCCCGAACCCCCGGTCGAGTACGCCCGGCGAGTTCGCCTCGGCCGCCGTCGAGGCCGGGATGGACCGCGGCGACGTAGACGAACTGACGCACCTGTTCGAGGCGGTGCGGTACGGCGGCGAGTCGGCCACCGAGGACAGGGAGACGCGCGCCGTCACCGCCCTCAGGCGCATCGAATCGACCTACGGGGAGGGTGAGGACTCGTGAACACGGACGCCCTCACCGCGGCCGTCGGCGTCGTCGCCGTCCTCGGCGGCGTCGCCGGCCTCGCCGGCTTCGTCGTCCCCGGCCTGAGCGCGACGTTCGTGTTCGTCATCGTCGTCGGCGTCGTGGCGGGCGTGCAGGGCCTCCGCTACGCGCTCGGACGCCGGCACGTGGACTACCGCGCGACGGACACCGGCGACCCCGAACTCCGCTACCGCGTCCCGACGCCCGGCGACGACGTCGACCGACGGTTGTCCGAGCGCGGATGGCGCGCGTCGAACGTGACGGAACTCAAGACGCGCCTCCGCGAGGCGGCCGTCGAGACGCTCGTCCTCCACGACAACTGTTCGACCGACCGGGCCGAACGGCACCTCGAGGAGGGGACGTGGACGTCCGACCCCGTCGCGGCCCGCTACCTCGGCGCAGACGTCCCCCTCTCGCTCGTCGACCGGGTGCGACTGGTCGTGCGCGGGCAGTCGTCGACGTCGGCGCGCGCCGCGCGAACCATCGCGGCCATCGAAGCGGTTCACGACAGCGACGACGCCGTCGCGGAGGCGGGCCGATGAAGGGGTTCGACACGAACCGCTGGACCGGTATCGAGGGGGCGGCCCTCGTCGCCGGCGCCGTGGGCGTCGTCTTCCAGCGGCCGGCCCTCATCCTCGTCGCCGGCCTCGGCGTCGCCTACACCGGCTTCGCGTGGTTCACAGACGCGCCCGCCCCGACGCTCGAAGTCGTTCGCGAACTGTCGGAGTCGAACCCGGACACCGAGGAAGACGTGCGCGTGACCGTCACCGTCAGGAACGTCGGCGAGACGGCGCTGACGGACCTCAGACTGATAGACGGCGTCCCGCCGGCCCTCGAAGTGACCGACGGCTCGGCGCGCCTCGGAACGGCGCTTCGCCCCGGCAAGTCCGCGACGTTCTCGTACTCGGTCGAGGCCGTCCGCGGCGAACACGCGTGGGGACCGCTCGAAGCCGTGACCCGCAGTCCGAGCGCCGAGACGGAGCGCACCGAGGCCCTCGACGCCGAGTCGGAGACGGTGCTGCGCTGTGCACCGTCGCTCGAGGCCACCTCCGACCTTCCGCTGCGCGGCCTGACGACGCAGTACACGGGTCGCGTCGCGACGGACGTCGCCGGCGACGGACTGGAGTTCTACTCGACTCGCGAGTACCGCCGCGGCGACCCGCTGAACCGCATCGACTGGAACCGCCGCGCCCGGACCGGGAAGATGGCGACGCTGGAGTTCCGCGAGGAACGCGCGGCGACGGTGGTCCTCCTCGTGGACGCGCGGGCGGACGCCTACGTCGCCACCCACGAGGGCGACCAGAACGCCGTCGAGCGGAGCGTCGACGCCGCGACGCGCGCGTTCTCGTCGCTCCTCGACAGCGGCGACCGGGTGGGCGTGGCCGCCCTGTCGCCGCACGACTGCTGGCTCGCGCCGAGCACCGGCAGCGACCATCGCGCCCGCGCCCGCCAACTGTTCGCCACGAACCCCGCCCTCGCGCCGACGCCCTCGGACGACGCCTACTACCCAGTCGTCGCCGTGCGACGCCTCCGACGGCAGTTGCCGTCCGACGCGCAGGTGCTGTTCTTCTCGCCGATGGCCGACGACTTCGCCGTCGTCGCCGCGCGCCGCCTCGACGCCTACGGCCACCTCGTCACCGTCGTCAGCCCCGACTCGACGACGGACGACACGCCGGGGCACCGACTCGCGGGCGTCGAACGGGAGAACCGGCTGGCGCGACTCCGCCGGTCGGGGATTCGCGTCGTGGACTGGGGTGAAGGACCGCTGGCGACCGAACTCGCCCGCGCCGAACGGCGGTGGTCGCGATGACCGAGATAACCCGGCGCCCCGCCACCGCGGGCGTGTCGCTCTCGATGGTCGCCGCCACCGTCGGCTTCGTCGGCGTCGCGCTCGCGGCCGCCGGGGCCGCCGCACCCGCCGCCGTCGGCGTCGTCGTCCTCGCACTCGGCCTCTACCGAGGCTCTCGCCGGGTCGTCACGTTCGGCGCGTCGGCGCTGTTCGTCGGCATCCTCTACGCGGGCGTGCAGGGTGGGGCGGCAGAACCCCTCCTGCTCGCCGCGCTCGGCACCGTCGTCTCGTGGGACGCCGGCGAGTACGCCATCGGCGTCGGCGAGCAACTCGGTCGCGACGCGGACACGACGCGGTTGACGCTGGTCCACTCGGCGACGACGCTGCTCGTCGGCGTCGCCGGCGCCGCCGTCGTCTACGCCGTCTATCTCTCGGTCGGCGGGAGCCAACCGGTCGCCGCCCTCGTCCTCGTGCTCCTCGGGGCCATCGCGCTGGTGGCGGCCCTGCGCGGGCGGCGCGAGGAGGGCGGGACGGTCCGCGGTCACCGGCGGTAGGTTCGCCCTCGCCCGCCCGACTCAGAGCCCAGTTCGGCTCGGCTCCGTTCAGATCAGTTCGCGCTCGCCGGCGGCGTCGACAGTCGCGGCGAACACCGGCAACGCCGGCAGCACGGTCTCGACCGGCCCCGCGTTGAACTGCCGAAACAGCCCCTGCACGTCCGCCACCGTCTCCTCGTCGAACCCGACCCCAGTCAGGTCGTCGGGCGCGACGCGCGGTCGGTAGGGGGTCGCGTCCACGAACGACGAGACGAGGTCGTCGGTGCGTTCGAGCGCGTCCGCGAAGGCGTCGCGCTCCAGTCTCGGCTCCACGTCCGCCCACATGCGTTCGAAGAACGGCGGCCACTGCGCGAGCGTCCGGTAGATGCTCGGGAGCCCCCCGTCGAAGCCGTGGAACGACCGGACTCGGTCGACGGTGTCCGCGAGTTCGTCTGCGACGTCCGCGTCGTCGAGCAGTGTCGGCGCGCGCCCCCGGTCGCGGTCCAGCCAGTCGGGGAACGGCTCGGTCGCCGCCGACACCTCCCCCGGTTCGTGTCCGACCGGGTCGCCGTGGAGCGCCCTGTCCATCGTCTCGAACAGCACCGCCAACCGCGGCGCGACCACGTCGTAGGTGGCGAGTTGTCCGCGGAGTTCGCGGGCGGCGGCGGGGTCGAGACCCGTCTCGCTCGGCCGGTAGCGCGGAAGCGGGTCGTCGGGCGCGTCCATCGCGTCGAGGACGGCGTCCCGGTAGCGGACGGAGAGGCGAGCGAACGCCCGCGTCTGGAACACCGGCTTGACCTGTCCCCACGCGTAGCGGAGGAACCCCGGTTCGTTCGCCATCGTCGTCCGGAATATCCAGTTGACGATGGGCGCGCGGAACGTCCGCTGGACGTCGGCGTAGAGGCCTCGTTTCCAGCCCCGGGCGTCGAGTTCGTGGAGTTGCCGGTCGGTGTCCATGGTGCCCGATGGGACGGACGCCACGTATGACTGTCGCGGTCGCTACCGCGGACGCCCGGTCACTCCACGGTCGGCACTTCGACCCGTTCGAGCACGTCAGCGATCACGTCCTCCTTCGCCACGTCGTTCACCTGCGCGTCCGGCGTGAGGACGAGGCGGTGCGCGAGGACGGCCGGCGAGACGCGTTTCACGTCGTCCGGCGTGACGAACTCGCGGCCCGAGAGGACGGCGCGGGCGCGGGACGCCTCCAGCAGTCGCTGGGTCCCGCGCGGGGAGACGCCCACCTCGACCCGTCTGTCCGTGCGCGTCGCCCGCGCCACGTCGGCCATGTAGCGCAGCAGGTCCTCGTCCACGCGCACGTCCTCGGGGACGACGCGCACGTCGAGTACCTCTTCGCGGGTCAGCACCGACCCGACGCTCGGACTGCGCGCCTCCCGGCCGACGCGGCGTCGCAGGAGTTCGACTTCGCCGTCGGTGTCGGGGTAGCCGATACTCGTCTTGACGACGAAGCGGTCTATCTGCGCCTCGGGGAGGGGGAACGTGCCCTCGCTCTCGACGGGGTTCTGCGTGGCGATGACGACGAACGGCTTCGGGAGTTCGTGCGTCTCGCCGTCCACCGTCACCTGTCCCTCCTCCATCGCCTCCAGCAACGCCGCCTGCGTCTTCGGTGGCGCGCGGTTTATCTCGTCGGCGAGGACGACGTTGGCGAAGATTGGCCCCTCGGAGAACTCGAAGGACTTCTCGCGCTCGTTGAAGATGTTCGTGCCGGTCACGTCGGAGGGGAGGAGGTCCGGCGTGAACTGCACGCGGGAGAAGGAGAGGCCGAGGGCGGTGGCGACCGACCGTGCGCTCAGGGTCTTCCCGGTGCCGGGGACGTCTTCGAGGAGGACGTGGCCGCGGGCGAGGACGCCGAGCATGATGCGCTCGAGGAACTCCTGCTCGGCGATGACGGCCTTCGAAACCTCTGCGAGGACGCTGCTACACGCCTCGTTCGCTTCGGGGATGTCCATACCAGCCCTCGGGGCGGCATGGGACTTAGTAATCTGGGTCACATCGCCGTGGTCCACCGAAATCGAAACCGATTAAACGCGGCGTCTCCCAACAGCGTATGCAAGCCGAGGTAGCCTAGCCCGGCCAAGGCGGTAGATTCGAAATCTACTGTCCATTCGGACACGTGAGTTCAAATCTCACCCTCGGCGCCTTTTCACAGACTCACCCGGCGAGCGACGCGTCTCGTCGCGCCGCGATGCGCGTGAGCGTCGCGCGAGTCCGCCGTCGACGTGACGTTCAGACGGGACTCCGGGCGCGCAGTCCCGACCGGTCGGTGGTGACGCGTTTCGGGCACAGGAAATATGACGATGAAACTACAACTGTGGATGGGTGCCTCCCCACAGGCACCCACCTACCGCGTCCGGTACGCGGCGTTCGACCGTCTCCCGACTACCCTCTGCGGCAGTCCTCCGCCCCGACCCGAGACTGACTGATGTTCGGAACACACACGACGACGCGACGAGGTGACGCGCGGTGAACGACCGGTACGACCCCGACGAACTCGACAAGGACGACGCGTTCGAACTCGCGACGACGGAACGGCGACGACACCTCCTCAGAGTCCTCTCTGAAGAGGGGCGAACGCCGCTCGGAGAACTCGTGGACGCCATCGTCACCGAGGTGCACGCCGACCCGTCGCACGACGGCGCCGGCCTCCCCCACGAGAGCGTCCGTATCTCGCTTCTCCACACCGACCTCCCCAAACTCGTCGCCGAAGACGTGGTCGTCTACGACGAGAGCGACGGCGCCGTCGCGCCGGGCGAGAACATCGACGACCTGGACCCACTCGTTTGACGAAAACTCTCTGCGCTAGGAGCGCTTAGAGAGTTCTCGATGAGTCTCCTACCCGGCAGTGAATACCTTTCACCGACCAGAACTGGACGATATCTACCCACGAACCCGGATCGTATCCGTACTGGCGGTTCTTCGTATTCACGATGGCAGTTCCTCGGATTGTCAGCGAGAGCGACCTCTCCGCCACAAGTGACAATTGAGCTAAATTATTTGCCGTTCAAACTCGAGGACCGGAGCAGGGGACGTAAATGACTGACAATACCACACATGGGGAGCCGACGCGACGACTCAGTCGTCGAACCGTTCTGCGGGCGACGGCAGCATCGGGAATCGGGACGCTCGCGCTCTCGTCGACGGCGAGCGCAGAGGGGGCGAAACTCGCGCAGGTCAACTTCTGCGGCTGTAGCGAGGTGTGCGTCGTCCGCGAGAACGACAACGGTGACGAGTCGTTCGGGAACAACGAGGACGACGAGGCCGACAGCATGGGTCCGATAACGGTCATCCGGGCCCGGGAAACCGGCGACGGATGGGAGTTCGACAACGTCATCTACTCGACGACGGGATACTTCTGCGACGACAGCGGCGAGGACGGCTGGAAGATTATCGGCGTCTACACCGGAAGCGAGGCGCCGTTCCCCTCGAATCCGACCTGTTTCGTCTGCAATCCGAACCAGTGCGCTCGGAAGGCGCTCGACGCCTACTTGGAGGAGGCACTGGCTATCTGCGTGAACGGCGACCCGGCGTCGTTCGGGCGGTTCAGCCACTCCTGTAACGGAAAGCCGTACCGGTTCCACGTCGTTCGCGGACGCTGCGGTACCCCGGGGAAGGACCCCAAAGGCCGGAAGAAGTCAGCGGACGAGGATCAGAATGGCGATACTGACAACGGCAATCGGGGCGGCCGAAAACGGGGCAAGAACCGCGGCCGCGGCAACTCGTGACGAAGCGACCGACGGAACCGGCCGGTAAATCCGACGTCGTCGGCTAGGACTGCGCTGCCTCACCTTTCCTGTTCGTTCGTACCGAACGGTATAGGCCCCGCTCTTCTGCGCGGAGACGCCCTCTCGTTCACGAACTCGGCCGGGGGGATTGAGACCACGCTCGAGGGGGGTGACGGACCGAGTTTCCCGAGATTATGTATAGATTCTGAATAAGGTACATCCCCATTCAGCCCCGACTACAGACAACAGATGTCTTCGATACAGCCCGCACGGCAACCGCGGCGGACACCCATCGTCGCACTCCTCGCAGGCGTCGCCGCCGTCGCCGGGTCGTACGCGACGGCCGGGTTCACCCCCGCGTTCGTCGTCGCGCCCGTCGAGGCGTTCCTGAC from the Halogeometricum rufum genome contains:
- a CDS encoding DUF7519 family protein, with protein sequence MTEITRRPATAGVSLSMVAATVGFVGVALAAAGAAAPAAVGVVVLALGLYRGSRRVVTFGASALFVGILYAGVQGGAAEPLLLAALGTVVSWDAGEYAIGVGEQLGRDADTTRLTLVHSATTLLVGVAGAAVVYAVYLSVGGSQPVAALVLVLLGAIALVAALRGRREEGGTVRGHRR
- a CDS encoding DUF7344 domain-containing protein — encoded protein: MNDRYDPDELDKDDAFELATTERRRHLLRVLSEEGRTPLGELVDAIVTEVHADPSHDGAGLPHESVRISLLHTDLPKLVAEDVVVYDESDGAVAPGENIDDLDPLV
- a CDS encoding DUF7269 family protein, whose amino-acid sequence is MNTDALTAAVGVVAVLGGVAGLAGFVVPGLSATFVFVIVVGVVAGVQGLRYALGRRHVDYRATDTGDPELRYRVPTPGDDVDRRLSERGWRASNVTELKTRLREAAVETLVLHDNCSTDRAERHLEEGTWTSDPVAARYLGADVPLSLVDRVRLVVRGQSSTSARAARTIAAIEAVHDSDDAVAEAGR
- a CDS encoding DUF58 domain-containing protein, which gives rise to MKGFDTNRWTGIEGAALVAGAVGVVFQRPALILVAGLGVAYTGFAWFTDAPAPTLEVVRELSESNPDTEEDVRVTVTVRNVGETALTDLRLIDGVPPALEVTDGSARLGTALRPGKSATFSYSVEAVRGEHAWGPLEAVTRSPSAETERTEALDAESETVLRCAPSLEATSDLPLRGLTTQYTGRVATDVAGDGLEFYSTREYRRGDPLNRIDWNRRARTGKMATLEFREERAATVVLLVDARADAYVATHEGDQNAVERSVDAATRAFSSLLDSGDRVGVAALSPHDCWLAPSTGSDHRARARQLFATNPALAPTPSDDAYYPVVAVRRLRRQLPSDAQVLFFSPMADDFAVVAARRLDAYGHLVTVVSPDSTTDDTPGHRLAGVERENRLARLRRSGIRVVDWGEGPLATELARAERRWSR
- a CDS encoding DUF4129 domain-containing protein, which gives rise to MDRDAARTLALALLAVLALGVAAATIDTAVTGGSGGVGGGVGPATGIGPSDESGVGVDDTEGGTGTFGSLCLPALTEPAAIAAILAVFVGLLALVYYDTRSLFPVAVFGITFGIPGYVFWALLTSCRGVEFSGTGLGASNGTFSLPQGGGGLPGAGEGPVSPPTAIFGFILLLALLGAVALLFVSTGDDEVAERETVDDDDPVDVREIGRAAGAAADRIEADADVENEVYRAWAEMTALLDIPNPRSSTPGEFASAAVEAGMDRGDVDELTHLFEAVRYGGESATEDRETRAVTALRRIESTYGEGEDS
- a CDS encoding halocarboxylic acid dehydrogenase DehI family protein, whose product is MDTDRQLHELDARGWKRGLYADVQRTFRAPIVNWIFRTTMANEPGFLRYAWGQVKPVFQTRAFARLSVRYRDAVLDAMDAPDDPLPRYRPSETGLDPAAARELRGQLATYDVVAPRLAVLFETMDRALHGDPVGHEPGEVSAATEPFPDWLDRDRGRAPTLLDDADVADELADTVDRVRSFHGFDGGLPSIYRTLAQWPPFFERMWADVEPRLERDAFADALERTDDLVSSFVDATPYRPRVAPDDLTGVGFDEETVADVQGLFRQFNAGPVETVLPALPVFAATVDAAGERELI
- a CDS encoding AAA family ATPase, whose translation is MDIPEANEACSSVLAEVSKAVIAEQEFLERIMLGVLARGHVLLEDVPGTGKTLSARSVATALGLSFSRVQFTPDLLPSDVTGTNIFNEREKSFEFSEGPIFANVVLADEINRAPPKTQAALLEAMEEGQVTVDGETHELPKPFVVIATQNPVESEGTFPLPEAQIDRFVVKTSIGYPDTDGEVELLRRRVGREARSPSVGSVLTREEVLDVRVVPEDVRVDEDLLRYMADVARATRTDRRVEVGVSPRGTQRLLEASRARAVLSGREFVTPDDVKRVSPAVLAHRLVLTPDAQVNDVAKEDVIADVLERVEVPTVE